AAGTTTTCCCTACCAAAGCGAGAAATTCCCCCAATTGAGGTACTTACtctgaaaactattttttacctTTATGTTAAACTTCTAGCACGTTTCAATGTGTGCTGTTAGAGCTGGCATCAGAAAATCaaatgaagataaataaaataatgtttccatatattttcttttagtttacaAGGCGCATACGATCCTTCCATGGTATACACTAAAACAAACATCATCCAAATAGTGTCCTACGCTCGGGACCGCGGCATACGCGTTCTTCCTGAATTCGACGTGCCTGGTAAGTGAACGTTATCAACCATCATTATGTGATATAACCACTTGGTATTTACCATTTATTTCTCGAATAATATCTGTAGCGTTTTGGTACTAACTGATTTTTGACCATTCGGTACTATTGTATAAATGTGCGGTATATCAGCACGAAATCATATCTCAAAAATCTCCTTTCGAATATTTTGATTTGCTGGTCGGCTCCTAGGCTTTTAAGCAAACCCTTCCATTCATACACGCGAAGCTCAATATTTCTAGAAacggtatttaaaaataatagtgacacaatcgatttaaaaaatagatataaattctGACTAAATGGTTGCACCTATTATGAGCTAATAAATTGTACATTGAAAACATTGCGCACATTACAAATAAGGCGAAAAGTCTATAGATATAACTTTATAGGTCAGCACTTATCTTGACTTATTCACAATGATAATAGTTTATACACCTTTTAACATCTCTTTGTAAAACGCTTCAGATTAATGCTAAAGCACTATAGTGACCTTAGATAAAATCATTTGTTGACTGATAGAGTACTGATATGATTGCTACATCATTTGTTTATATCGACTTGATTGTGAGGCAAATCAAtttctttatacatataattatttgcaaTATCATAATACTCGctgaaacagatttttatattaaaataggaaCCTCTATTTTTCTGGTAATGTTAGAATTGTACCTAAGCATGACTCACACTTTGATCCGCACGTATTAAAATAGCCAAGAACAAGATGTGCACTTTTTCCTCAAACTGAATTATCTCAGAACATAATCACACAGCTAAGCTATATTATAATTACTCTATTCAatcaaaaaaaacaattgatgatGCATCGATTGTTTCTCTAACGTTGAATAACtgcgtaaatatttgtttttagtttatacTGTTGTGATGTATTTTAGTCATTGcgaatgagaaaaatatttcttgcaccgtctagagcattttcttttattggcCACTTTGTCTTCGCGCAAACACATGAGTTTGAAGTTTGTTGTTCACCACATAGTAATCTATCAATAGATTTGTTCCAATGCACATCACTTCGTTCTACGCTGATCCTTACCATGTcgcctttaattaaaaaattaatgggacagttattcaaattaataccGATCTTGGTATCTACCACTAACGTCTAAGATATACTAGTATGTCGACTTTGAACCTGCAACTataagttttaaagaatttcACTTTAATGCTTCATACTTCAAAATTGCCCTTGTATGCAACTACTTGACCTAGATTCATAAAAGTACTTCTGGTCGTTCTTATCGATGCATATTCTCTGCGTTCGAGTTTCAGCAAAATAGTGATTTGACTTATAGGGAAAGTGTACAAGGATTCTGTTATTAACTTTCGCAGGACACACGAGATCCTGGGGCGTGGCCTACCCATCGATTCTGACAAAATGTTATCAGTATGGACAGGTGGTTGGCCTAGGTCCGATGGATCCAACAAACAACGTCACGTACAAACTGATCGGCGATCTGTTCCGGGAAGTACAGGAAAGGTTCCCTGATAAATATTTCCATCTCGGAGGCGACGAGGTTGCCATGGAGTGCTGGTAAGTAAAAAAACTTACCCTGCCCTAAGATTGTTTAATCtttaatcttttttctttttaaaatctttttatctttCGTTTTGCTTTTGACACAGCGGTCGTCATGTTCAGGGGATCATAGCAGTTTGGGCAGATGTtatgtacatgtttttttatgatacatttttccgtaattaattttatttcgtatgTGGTTTCCAGGTCATCAAACCCcgatttaatcaattttatgtCAGAGCATAACATGACTAAGCCAAGCGAATTGCACGCTTATTTCATGACGAAAGTTATTCCTCTGCTAGGACAAAAGTCAAAGCCTATTGTGTGGCAAGtatgtaaaatatacaatacgTCATccttttgctattttattttgtgatttatagTATTGCgaaagtacattattattttctttcaagtaTGTTTCAAATCTAtctataaactattttttaggAAGTCTTCGATGAAGGTGTCAAACTACCAAGTGATACGATAGTGCAAGTCTGGAAAACAGTTGGAGCACAAGACATGATTCCAGTGAGTCCTCCTTTAATTTAGTACATTAAAGCAACGCCTATAATTCAGTGTTTTCAGAAAATCGGCAACTGGAATCTAATGTTTGTCAGAATGCTACTCGATAAGTTGTTGAGCAAAGACGatgcggattttttttaaatatggattGGTTTATTGgaagaaaaatctttaagaCCCCTATCGTACTGTTAGGTATCTCCTTTGTCTTTAACATACAAAtcgaatttcaaaattttaccCAAAGGAAATAACTTATTACTTTGAAAACTACGATTTTGTTTACGGCCTTGTAATGGTGTTTTGGAGTACGAGAAAAATTGTGAAATTAGGTAGGCACAATTAATGCAGAACACTGTCACAGCACAATCGCTTACACAGATCCTAGAAGCCGGTCATAAAGTCGTATACTCGTCGTCCTGGTACCTGGACAAACTTGACGGTGGCGATGGCTGGTCGAAGTTCTATACCGTTGATCCACGACAACAGATCACAACAGATGTTCTGGACCTGAACAATATAGTAGGAGGCGAAGCTTGCATGTGGGGTGAAGTGGTTGATGACACAAATCTGATCAGTCGGTGAGTATTTTTACCTAAGTGAATTAGATTGCTTGCAAGCATGCAATGCTTCAATGATGATAATTTAAACGGGAAGGGGAATTTCTAACAAATACATAGTGCAATAAATTGTCTCAAAAGTAGGCATAACCAAAGCATTTTTAAGACACGTTAAAGTggctaaatatattatgattcaTTACAGCACTTGGCCTAGAGCAAGCGCTGTGGCTGAAATACTTTGGAGAGCTCCAGAACCTCAGTACAGTCTCTCCAGTGTTATGGATATTACCACCCGGATGGAAGAACAAGTCTGTCGAATGAACCATCGTGGGATTCAAGCCCAACCTCCTAATGGACCGGGATTTTGTCCTATTGAAACGTTGTGAtctgatgttatttatttataaagaggtTTAAGAGCagtattgatttataaaattatgtcaataataaaatattttgttgttggtgtcgttttttttatagttcgaAGCATAAATGAAAGCCCCTCTGAAACCTACATAAAGGGCTTCAAATAATTAGCACTCAAACTTCAATTTGCATCAAATGTGTGAATCATGACACATTGTGTTTTTTTAGTTCGACTATCGTATTCTGAACGAAAACCTTCCTTTAGGGTCTTTAGTAAAGGAGACAACGCAAGTTACTGATACCAGGCGACGTTAGATCATAAACGACTACTTACGAGAGTGAAAAAAGAactataaataagaatttacgAGTTCACGACGTTCTCTAACAACCTTAGACGTCATTTGAAATACTAGGTTAGCATTTAAAGAGTGCGCTCCACATCGCTAATACGACAAGCGCCTTGATTGCCTGACTAGCAATAATGCATCTGGCGCGTTTTTCAATAGGGCCTTTTATTTCTAACTAACTTAGAAACTGGTACGAGTAATTAACTGACTTTCCTGCTACTTCatctattttataatgttttaaaagaagcccgtgtatataaaataacgttttattttgtagcCACACATTTTCGGTGGGCTTAAAAAATATGCACTGCATTTCACTTTAGCCTGTACATTTTTGCATTTCTTCGTCCTCAGATCCTGTCAGCTGGTCACAAGTTGATATACTCATCTTCATGGTATCTGGACTACCTAGCTAACGGCGGTGACTGGAACAAATTCTACGCAGCTGATCCCCGACAAATGATTCCAAAGCACTACCAGGACTTGGATCTGAACAACATCCTGGGTGGAGAGGCTTGCATGTGGGGTGAATCTGTTGATGACAGGAATTTAATAAGCAGGTACGTAGTGCTACTTACTATTCCCTAGCACAGGCTGGTATCCTATTGCTAAGATGGGTGTAGGTGACCTTTACATGTCTTagatataaatacttaataacatCCAGTCCATATCCAACGTGTTAGATCTGCGTAGCAAAATTTTCATAACCATGAGCCGAGCGAACTGCTTGCTTGTTTAAATAACTCTATTAGTtacttaataacataaataaaatatctttcaatacaaattatttctacCTCAACATCTGGCAGTACCAGTCATTTATAAAAACACCGACTACCTTAATTCCAGGGTGTGGCCACGTGCGAGTGCGGTAGCTGAAAAACTTTGGAGTGCTGAACAGCCGCGGTACAATTACTACAAAAGCAGCGTCGTAGAGGTTAGCTGCCGGCTCGAAGAACACGCGTGCCGTATGAACCGACGAGGCGTGCACGCACAACCCCCCAACGGACCAGGATTCTGCATCGCCTAAACTATTTTTACGACTGTCTACATGACTTTAAGATACTTTTACTTTGTTAAGATTATTACGTTTAGAATCCAAAGGTTGTATTAAAGAATGTTTTcttctgaatattttatttgtaaacttatacttacttatctagaaacttttttttattatacgtaATTTTAGGTTGGCTTCACAAAATCTTACGAAAGATGAAGAAACGTAAATCACTGGCCTGATGAATGCGTTctcgattttcttttttaagcgTTTTTAGTTTCGTTTGTTATACATGACtacctactaaaattaataaatttttgtattttttattttttttgtttctttcttaatttgaacatttttatttctattttcatataatttcacCTTTTATTCAGTATTCTGTATTTCAATTCCTATCATCACCTCACAAAAACAGCTCTAATTAAACGCCAAAAACTATAACCTGGCTGTCCCAGCAAACTTTGTTTTGcgataaaaataagttcttaaagaaggggttatgaaaaatagatgttgtccgatttcAGACCTACCGAACATGTGCACAAAATTTCGGAGTCGGTCGGGCCCTTCAGGACGAGTTCAATTTCATACGAAGAAAACGAGATTACgagaaatttatattattatactattaataccatagatattttaaaataatgtgatgaaaaatctaaaatgacAAGCATAATGTATCTAACCATTATTGATACGTTATGAATGTAGATTGAGAGATGGATAGACCGAGTGAAACTTTCTTCATCACATTCTAACACGCATCGTCCATTAAAGTTGTGGTGAAGTCGCGATTCAAGTAGGTTTATTTATTCACTTACCCACTTCATCATCGTCGGCCCATGCCCATATTCGTGCACcgctggacataggtctcccTAATTATTGCACGTCATCGAAATCTATCTTCGGCTTTTAAAATCACCTTTAAAATATGGAATTAAACTGTGGTTATAAGGTTTTGTCtttaatcaaatatcaaaatggTTCACTTAATATAAACGCACTATTgaagaacaaaatattaaataagtaagtacaCGAACCTCCGACTACATTATAATGTACGTAAAGTCATAAATCCCGCTAAAATACATGTCAAACACAaaacacagataaaaaattCAAGTAGTATCGACAACGACAAATGTCAATGTTGAaagatcaaaatatatttacaagattaaaaaaaaaaattaaatgaaagaaaaccggtaaaaacaataattcaaccGTGGCAATAACATGATGTGAGAATTTTTGCCGAGGTTATTCTCCAGTATAAATAACACTTTAATATAAGACTGCGATTATATCGTCTTTttgtacattaataaaaaaaaaacataaggaATACGGTAATGTATGCGACattataatttttctataacattttatatggcTATTCAGTAGCTCTGAGAAGTCAGTTGATACATTGTTTAAAAcctgacgcaaaaagagggctattataagtttgacgtgtttgCCTGTCTGTATCATCATAGCTTCTGATCGACTCAACAGATTTCTATCAAGGAAACACTCCCTCATTACTCATAGGGGGTTTATATCGGGAAAGAGTGGAATACTCAAATGAAAGCGCACTGAAATAGAAgattgat
The window above is part of the Trichoplusia ni isolate ovarian cell line Hi5 chromosome 11, tn1, whole genome shotgun sequence genome. Proteins encoded here:
- the LOC113498601 gene encoding beta-hexosaminidase subunit beta-like isoform X2 → MLRRIVIFNAFCVFFAASYIVVPGPAYPATKGEIWPKPQQETKEWTYYKLSPAVFKFTVKGKTCDILKAAIERYTSVLRTTHHIAWKHTKKTWKKVESRSTAADPDFKGALQELQINLLAPCEVYPHLEMNEKYSLKVSGISKLESDSIWGILRGMESFAQLFYMAKGYKDVLINATQIVDFPRYTYRGLLIDTSRHYITVANILKTLDAMEMNKMNVLHWHIVDDQSFPYQSEKFPQLSLQGAYDPSMVYTKTNIIQIVSYARDRGIRVLPEFDVPGHTRSWGVAYPSILTKCYQYGQVVGLGPMDPTNNVTYKLIGDLFREVQERFPDKYFHLGGDEVAMECWSSNPDLINFMSEHNMTKPSELHAYFMTKVIPLLGQKSKPIVWQEVFDEGVKLPSDTIVQVWKTVGAQDMIPILEAGHKVVYSSSWYLDKLDGGDGWSKFYTVDPRQQITTDVLDLNNIVGGEACMWGEVVDDTNLISRTWPRASAVAEILWRAPEPQYSLSSVMDITTRMEEQVCRMNHRGIQAQPPNGPGFCPIETL
- the LOC113498601 gene encoding beta-hexosaminidase subunit beta-like isoform X1, producing the protein MLRRIVIFNAFCVFFAASYIVVPGPAYPATKGEIWPKPQQETKEWTYYKLSPAVFKFTVKGKTCDILKAAIERYTSVLRTTHHIAWKHTKKTWKKVESRSTAADPDFKGALQELQINLLAPCEVYPHLEMNEKYSLKVSGISKLESDSIWGILRGMESFAQLFYMAKGYKDVLINATQIVDFPRYTYRGLLIDTSRHYITVANILKTLDAMEMNKMNVLHWHIVDDQSFPYQSEKFPQLSLQGAYDPSMVYTKTNIIQIVSYARDRGIRVLPEFDVPGHTRSWGVAYPSILTKCYQYGQVVGLGPMDPTNNVTYKLIGDLFREVQERFPDKYFHLGGDEVAMECWSSNPDLINFMSEHNMTKPSELHAYFMTKVIPLLGQKSKPIVWQEVFDEGVKLPSDTIVQVWKTVGAQDMIPILSAGHKLIYSSSWYLDYLANGGDWNKFYAADPRQMIPKHYQDLDLNNILGGEACMWGESVDDRNLISRVWPRASAVAEKLWSAEQPRYNYYKSSVVEVSCRLEEHACRMNRRGVHAQPPNGPGFCIA